The DNA region CGGTTTTCCCCGAAGCGCCTTTTCTTATCTcgtctctttttcttttcagcAGCTTGCATCTCCTGGCCACATTCATGCGGTTTTCGTCTTGATGCTTGTTTGCAGCGGTTATGCGTCATTTCTATCGGTTCACAGGAGCTTCTCTTGTTCTTCGCTCGACATGCATATCGTGACTGCATAGCGATACTACCAACGGGATATGCGTTTGACCGATCTGAACTATCTAATGGGTCTGGGTGTATATTAGCAGGCCTCGGGGAAGCCTTTCGGTGAGGCGACAATAAAAACGGGGAATGGGTAGGGCAAGTGAGGATAACGGGAGGGAGGAATTGATACCTGATTAGCTAGTGTATATTGAACTTTGCGGAGCGGTTTGTAGCCATGACTGTGACATGCTGTGTATGTATCAGACCCATCTTGGTGGCTGAGCTCTCTGCGGCTGGCTCACCGAGATGTCGTCGTGAGGCTGAGGATATCTCAAAAGGGAAATGCCTCGGCTCCGTGATATATGATCCAACGGTTCGGGGCTGTTTCCTTCATACTGTTTTCTCAGCAAGTTTTCCAATTTGTAAGCCGTCGGTCTATGAGATGCATATGGCGGATGAGATAGTAGCTAGCCACAGGTAAGATTAACACAGCCACCTATTTTTCGTCTCGTCTTGTGAGAGAGCATATAATAAGTCCGAAGATGGAATCTTTTGACGCCGGCCCCACCAGTTTGCTGGTGGGGCGCCTTTCAAAGTGAGTGCGGGATGACGCCTTGGCAATGTGTTGAGAGACAGGGGTGCCGCGGCCAGGACTTTATCTCGACGCCTCAACCACTTTTGGCTTTTGTTTTTATATCAGGCGCCTCACCTTCTCACGTCGCGTTTTTATTTTCCTGTATTTCCCAAGTCTAGGTAGTCTTCAACACACCCCATCGCGACAATggcctccaacacccccacccctctcaccaaagccaacaaccccctcgaCTTCATGACCAAAGTCTCACCCTCAGCCTACGTTtacacccctcccacatctACCAACAGCACCTCCCAGAACAACGACCCAAAACTCCTTCTCCTAGCCACCTGGATGGGCGCCCGTGACGTCCATATAGCCAaatacctcctcccctaTCAGTCCCtctacccctcctcctccatcgtcCTGCTACGTTCCGAACCACGccacttcttctccaaaACCTCGGCGCCGAACGACGTCGCTCCCGTGGTGCCCTTTGTAAAATCCCTTTTTGTCGGGTCACCAACCCCAGgcgacaacaccaagccaGAAGTGCTGATCCACCTCTGGTCCAACGGCGGCAGTCTAATGctgcaccacctccgccagGCCCTAACCCCCGAGGCCCTGCCCAGATATGTCATCATCTACGACTCTTGTCCCGGCCAGTACAGGTACTCGTCTGCGTTCAAAGCCTTCTCTGCTGGTTcaaagggggtggtgtacTGGTTAGTCGCGCCGATGCTCCACCTCTTCTGTGCGTGGGGGTGGTTCTGGCACGTTTTTATTGGGAGGAACAAGACGGGACCGTTGGCGTATTTGAACAGGGGGCACAATGACTGGGGGaagctgggggggagggaggtgaggagggggtataTCTACAGCGAGGGGGATGAGCTGGTGCATTGGAGGGATGTGGAGAGCCATGCCGAGGAGGCAAGGAGGAACGGGTTCGCGGTcgtgaggttggagaagttTAGGGGGACGGGGCATGTGGCGCATGGGAGGGGCGAGGTGAATCAGGAGAGGTATTGGAGGGTTGTtagggggttgtgggaggggaggttggagtagatggaggagagatgGCGTCTGGTAGACTAgatgggtggggggtgttgttgttgttgttgaatggGTAGAACTAGAGGGTTCAAAGAGGCAAGGCTTAATCAGCACTAGCCGAGGCCTTTGTTCAGGAAGCAGTCTCCAATATGTGATACATATCATGACGGAGAAGATATGGGTCTGGAGAGAGGTGTGTTTAGATGGTTGTATTTTTGGTATGCTCTCAAGTTCTCAGATAAATGTGCTCCAGCAATGCTCGCTCAAATACACTTTGCTGTCCTGTGCCTCCACGCTCAAATCCGTGCCCGGGGTATCGTGTTAACCTTTCCTCATCCGTCCATACTCCATGCGCCATGCTTCGATTCGCCTAGCCACCGTTTAGACATCCACAAAACTCCACATCGTATCCGAAGCCAAAACCAGGTAGCTTTGTCGGCCTGCGCATTTTCTGTTGACAGTCCTCGTCGTTCCTATGCGCTTGTTTCGACTCGTTTCCCGCAGGGCTATCCTAGGACTGGCACGGTGTTTGGTAGTTTGTGCCCGTAATCTCGGCCTAtatcttggtggtgatatcgCAGCGTGGTACGAGTATGTCTGTAAACCGTGGTGGCGTGGAATATCTCCCTCCGGCTGCCGGGTTCCCCGCAAAGCTTGTTTCCGTGGCTCGATCGTCTCTCGTATTTATTTTCCCTCCCTTTTCTTTGTCGCCCTCTCAAGTCTTgcgctgcttcttcttcctcctcgactcatcccccccgctccccctcctctctgaCGATCGCCTCATCCCTGACGCCtgcccaccagcaacactCTTGTCAGCACTGTATGCTTTCTTGTGATGATAGTCATGatccgcagcagcagcagcagcagcagcaccaacagccaccacGTTCCAGTCGTGGTACTCCCCGCTCCCCTTCTTGacgtgatgatgatgatgatgcgtgATGTGACTGGGATGGCCATCACCACTACCGGTGGGattgctggcggtggtggtggtggtggggggggggatggcgcCAAAGTCGCCGGTGTAGTAACCCACAAACCCGAGTGTCTCTTCGTCCTCCATGCCGGGCCCGTAGCCCTCGTCCGCGCCCAGCAGCGCCTCGCAGGCGGCGCATTCTTGCTCGTGTTGCTTCTCGTCCCTCTCGACGCCGGTCGGGCAGCCGCCAAAGAGGCCGCTGTTTTTCGCGTCGAGGCAGGGGAGCTcgcgggagaggagagtCCATTCGAAGGGGCCACCATTGCAGTGGGAGCACATGCCGGCGAAGACTACTTTGCGGCACATGTTGGTGCGTGAT from Podospora pseudocomata strain CBS 415.72m chromosome 3, whole genome shotgun sequence includes:
- a CDS encoding hypothetical protein (EggNog:ENOG503PGU1), which gives rise to MCRKVVFAGMCSHCNGGPFEWTLLSRELPCLDAKNSGLFGGCPTGVERDEKQHEQECAACEALLGADEGYGPGMEDEETLGFVGYYTGDFGAIPPPTTTTTASNPTGSGDGHPSHITHHHHHHVKKGSGEYHDWNVVAVGAAAAAAAADHDYHHKKAYSADKSVAGGQASGMRRSSERRGSGGDESRRKKKQRKT
- a CDS encoding hypothetical protein (EggNog:ENOG503PGUC; COG:S), which encodes MASNTPTPLTKANNPLDFMTKVSPSAYVYTPPTSTNSTSQNNDPKLLLLATWMGARDVHIAKYLLPYQSLYPSSSIVLLRSEPRHFFSKTSAPNDVAPVVPFVKSLFVGSPTPGDNTKPEVLIHLWSNGGSLMLHHLRQALTPEALPRYVIIYDSCPGQYRYSSAFKAFSAGSKGVVYWLVAPMLHLFCAWGWFWHVFIGRNKTGPLAYLNRGHNDWGKLGGREVRRGYIYSEGDELVHWRDVESHAEEARRNGFAVVRLEKFRGTGHVAHGRGEVNQERYWRVVRGLWEGRLE